Within the Desulfobacterales bacterium genome, the region ACCCACCACAGTGGTATGCGTAAATACGCGGATACGATCGTTTTGTTCAACCTGTTGGGCCACCTGCCGCGCGCGTTGCGCCAGAGACGTGCCGTTGCCGCTGTCGGTGGTGCGGTAGTCAAAAAATCCGCCCAGCCACGGTCGGGTTTCCAGCAGAATCACCCGCAGTCCCTGCTCGGCCGCTGCCAGGGCTGCCGACATACCCGCCGGGCCTCCGCCAATAACACACACATCCGCTGCGGGATAAATTTCATCATAGCGACCAGGCATTTGAAAGTCGGGCGTAATTTTGCCCAGCCCGGCAGCCTTGCGAACCTGTTTGAGCGCAATCGGCCAGATACGGGCCGGTTTGTGCATGGTGCGGTAATAAAAGCCCGCCGGCATGGCCCAGTCCAAACTGTCCAAAAAGCCTTTCATATCCCATTCAGGTGAGCCCGAGACATTCTGGGGTTCAAGCTGCATACCGTCTGCCAGCAGCGTGGTCTCCGTGCAGACATTGGGGGTGCCGTCAACCTGCATGCAGGTGTTGCTGCTTTCACCATCCAGGCTGTAAAGCCCGCGCGGGCGATGATATTTTAGACTGCGCGAAAAGATGCGGATGCCGTTGGCATACAGGGCCGAGGCCACCGTATCTCCGCTCAACCCTTTAAGCTTTTTTTTGCGGTACCTAAATTCCAGGGTTTTTTCTGGATGAATTCGCAGGGTGGGCAGGTTTTCCAGCCTTTTCATGATTGCGCCTCCGGTTCGTCCACCTCAAGGTTACAGGTTGTATCACGGTAAGTGGTAAACCATACACCACAACCATCTTTATGGCACCACCACTCTTTTTGGATGCCGGCCACACATTTGTTCATGTGCACATATTCGCACCAGGCCTGCGGCGTTAGATCCGCTTCATCGGGCCGAGGTCCCTTTTCCTCTCCGCCATAGCGGAATTCATATCCGTTACGTTTGCCGCACACGGGGCAGGTCAGGGTTAATGCCATCTTGTCTTCTCCTTAAGTGAGCTAAAGTTAGAGAGCTATCTTACTACTTGAAACCTGAATTTGTATGAAAATAGATGAGAAATAAAAATGACTCTCATCCGATTTAGTATATAAACAAAAATTATCGTTCTCCATTTTAGTTTGAAGCTATCGTAATC harbors:
- a CDS encoding FAD-dependent oxidoreductase codes for the protein MKRLENLPTLRIHPEKTLEFRYRKKKLKGLSGDTVASALYANGIRIFSRSLKYHRPRGLYSLDGESSNTCMQVDGTPNVCTETTLLADGMQLEPQNVSGSPEWDMKGFLDSLDWAMPAGFYYRTMHKPARIWPIALKQVRKAAGLGKITPDFQMPGRYDEIYPAADVCVIGGGPAGMSAALAAAEQGLRVILLETRPWLGGFFDYRTTDSGNGTSLAQRARQVAQQVEQNDRIRVFTHTTVVG
- a CDS encoding sarcosine oxidase subunit delta, with translation MALTLTCPVCGKRNGYEFRYGGEEKGPRPDEADLTPQAWCEYVHMNKCVAGIQKEWWCHKDGCGVWFTTYRDTTCNLEVDEPEAQS